Proteins from a single region of Caloramator sp. E03:
- a CDS encoding uracil-xanthine permease family protein — protein sequence MTEKAITNEIMVQEISTFDKLKKVILAIQHLIAMFGATVLVPILTGLDPSVAIFSAGLGTYIFHLCTKKRVPVFLGSSFAFIPGIIAVKQAYGDLRYAQGGIVVAGLIYVIVSFAVEKIGVERIRKVLPAQVVGPMIMVIGLNLVPVAYGSAKTNFIVSIVTLLTAVCVTFFGKGLLKQLSIIIGVTTGYILSAVMGIVDTTAVKTAALIAVPNFTLPKFDIAAIAVIAPVVLAVFMEHIGDITTNGQVVGQDFIKDPGLNRTLLGDGLATMVAGLIGGPANTTYGENTGVLAITKNYDPSILRMTAVFAMILGFVGKVGGFLKTIPVPVMGGISFMLYSMIALIGVQTIKNSKVEFNIKNIIIMATVLILGLLPTYAKINIGIPVTKTVSISGLSFAAIVGVIVNMILNRE from the coding sequence ATGACAGAAAAAGCGATAACAAATGAAATTATGGTTCAAGAAATTTCAACTTTTGATAAGTTAAAAAAAGTAATACTTGCCATTCAGCATCTTATTGCAATGTTTGGAGCAACAGTTTTAGTTCCTATTTTAACAGGTCTTGACCCATCAGTTGCAATATTCTCAGCAGGACTTGGAACGTATATTTTTCACCTCTGTACTAAAAAGAGGGTTCCTGTTTTCCTTGGTTCATCCTTTGCTTTTATTCCTGGTATTATAGCAGTAAAACAGGCTTATGGAGATTTAAGATATGCACAGGGCGGGATAGTAGTAGCTGGTTTAATATATGTTATTGTATCCTTTGCGGTTGAAAAAATAGGTGTTGAAAGGATAAGAAAGGTACTTCCAGCACAGGTTGTTGGGCCTATGATTATGGTAATAGGTTTAAATTTAGTTCCAGTTGCTTATGGAAGTGCAAAAACAAACTTCATAGTATCAATAGTAACCCTATTAACTGCTGTATGTGTTACTTTCTTTGGAAAGGGGCTTTTAAAGCAGCTATCAATAATAATAGGGGTTACTACCGGGTATATATTATCAGCAGTAATGGGGATAGTTGATACAACAGCTGTTAAAACAGCAGCCCTTATTGCAGTGCCAAACTTTACTTTGCCAAAGTTTGATATAGCAGCAATAGCAGTAATAGCACCTGTGGTTCTTGCGGTATTCATGGAACACATAGGTGATATAACTACTAACGGTCAAGTAGTAGGACAGGATTTTATAAAGGATCCAGGCCTTAATAGAACTCTTTTAGGTGATGGACTTGCAACTATGGTTGCGGGTTTAATAGGAGGGCCGGCAAACACAACTTACGGAGAAAATACAGGAGTTTTAGCGATAACTAAAAATTACGATCCATCAATACTTAGAATGACTGCAGTTTTTGCAATGATACTCGGGTTCGTAGGAAAGGTTGGGGGATTTCTAAAGACTATACCAGTCCCTGTAATGGGTGGAATAAGCTTTATGCTTTACTCAATGATAGCTCTTATTGGAGTTCAAACTATAAAAAATAGTAAGGTTGAGTTTAATATAAAGAATATAATAATAATGGCAACGGTATTAATCCTTGGGCTCCTACCAACTTATGCAAAGATAAATATAGGAATACCTGTAACAAAAACAGTAAGCATAAGCGGTCTTAGTTTTGCAGCAATAGTTGGAGTTATAGTAAACATGATTTTAAACAGAGAATAA
- a CDS encoding HD domain-containing protein, translated as MDRERAVELLGKYLTSPHLIKHSYAVESVMRALAKKLDPERVDFWGIVGLLHDLDCDVVDWKNDPSLHGPKTIEILKDVSFGNDEMYHAILAHNEATNTPITNSLDRALYASDPITGFITAIALVYPDKKVKSVKVKSIVKRMDEVRFAAGANREAMRSIENLGISFQDFAQISLDAMCEISDVLGL; from the coding sequence ATGGATAGAGAAAGAGCAGTTGAACTTTTAGGGAAATATTTAACTTCACCACATTTAATAAAACACTCTTATGCTGTTGAAAGTGTTATGAGAGCCCTTGCAAAAAAGCTTGATCCTGAGAGAGTAGATTTTTGGGGTATAGTGGGCCTTTTACATGACTTAGATTGTGATGTTGTTGATTGGAAAAATGATCCTTCGCTCCATGGTCCTAAAACAATTGAAATATTAAAAGATGTTTCCTTTGGAAATGACGAGATGTATCATGCGATTTTAGCACACAATGAAGCTACTAACACACCAATAACTAATTCTTTAGACAGAGCCCTTTATGCTTCTGACCCGATAACAGGATTTATAACAGCCATTGCTCTTGTTTATCCTGATAAGAAGGTAAAAAGTGTAAAGGTAAAATCAATAGTAAAAAGGATGGATGAGGTAAGGTTTGCAGCGGGGGCAAATAGAGAAGCTATGAGGTCAATTGAAAATCTTGGGATAAGCTTTCAGGACTTTGCACAGATTTCATTAGATGCAATGTGTGAAATATCAGATGTGTTAGGGTTATAA
- a CDS encoding ABC transporter substrate-binding protein — protein sequence MKRWYKINCILIIMIIIFMLVIEYKVDMKNINKKPLSNVNKPKKLIIGRANDALSLDPANITDIDSLRVTVNIFETLVKYEKDGKDIVPALATSWKSSEDGLSWTFRLRQGVKFHDGTVFDANAVVFNFKRWMDDKNPYHNGKFEYWNYVFNGSPGLIKDVNALNKYSVEIKLNKPYAPFLSCLAMPVFAISSPEAIKKYGDDVYKHPVGTGPFIFKRWDINKSIILTKNEQYWGQSSKVDEVEFKVIPSDKERIDELKEGKIHIADDINPDEAVLIEDNSNFRLILRPCFNVAYIALNNKKAPFNNKNVRLAINYAIDKKDMIKKVYADFAKPAKTFIPPLLIGYDEDIDKREYDIKMARELLKKAGYYKGFSATLWVMNSPRSYLPKPIETANYIKDNLKKIKINVTIKTLNWNEYLNRIKNGEHEMALIGWMGDNIDPDNFLNTLFSSDNAKRGCASNYSFYCNSTVDMLLVQARQTDDLNFRKLLYKNLLQIINDDMPSIPLTHNMPIMVLNVSVKGYVPSITGNESLECVDIE from the coding sequence GTGAAAAGATGGTATAAGATAAATTGTATCTTAATTATAATGATTATAATTTTTATGCTTGTTATTGAGTATAAAGTTGATATGAAAAATATAAATAAAAAGCCTTTGTCAAATGTTAACAAGCCTAAAAAGCTTATTATAGGTCGTGCAAATGATGCTTTAAGCCTTGACCCTGCTAACATAACTGATATTGACTCTTTAAGAGTTACAGTTAATATATTTGAAACCCTTGTGAAATATGAAAAAGATGGAAAAGATATAGTACCTGCTCTTGCAACAAGCTGGAAATCAAGTGAAGATGGACTTTCATGGACTTTTAGGCTAAGGCAGGGAGTAAAATTTCATGATGGTACGGTTTTTGATGCCAATGCAGTTGTTTTTAATTTTAAAAGATGGATGGATGATAAAAACCCATATCACAATGGTAAATTTGAATACTGGAATTATGTATTTAATGGATCTCCTGGTCTTATAAAAGATGTTAATGCTTTAAATAAATATAGTGTTGAAATAAAATTAAATAAACCTTATGCTCCTTTTTTAAGCTGCCTTGCTATGCCAGTTTTTGCAATTTCAAGCCCTGAGGCAATAAAAAAATATGGGGATGATGTGTACAAACATCCTGTTGGTACAGGCCCCTTTATATTTAAAAGATGGGATATAAATAAAAGCATAATACTTACAAAAAATGAGCAATACTGGGGGCAATCTTCAAAGGTTGATGAAGTTGAATTTAAAGTTATACCATCAGATAAAGAAAGAATTGATGAATTAAAAGAAGGTAAAATACATATCGCTGATGACATAAACCCCGATGAAGCTGTATTAATTGAAGATAATTCAAATTTTAGGCTTATTTTAAGGCCGTGTTTTAATGTGGCATATATTGCATTAAATAATAAAAAGGCTCCATTTAATAATAAAAACGTAAGATTAGCTATAAACTATGCAATTGATAAAAAAGATATGATAAAAAAAGTATACGCAGATTTTGCAAAGCCTGCAAAGACATTTATCCCCCCCTTGCTTATTGGGTATGATGAAGACATAGATAAAAGGGAATATGATATAAAAATGGCAAGGGAGCTATTAAAAAAAGCTGGCTATTATAAAGGATTTAGTGCAACTTTATGGGTAATGAACAGTCCTCGAAGCTATCTTCCTAAACCTATTGAAACAGCAAATTATATTAAAGATAATCTAAAAAAAATAAAAATTAATGTAACAATAAAAACGTTAAATTGGAATGAGTATTTGAATAGAATTAAAAATGGAGAGCATGAGATGGCTTTGATAGGATGGATGGGAGATAATATTGATCCGGATAATTTTTTAAATACACTTTTTTCATCTGATAATGCAAAACGTGGCTGTGCAAGTAATTATTCTTTTTATTGCAATAGTACAGTGGACATGCTTTTGGTCCAAGCAAGGCAAACTGATGATTTAAATTTTAGAAAATTGCTGTATAAAAATTTGCTTCAGATTATAAATGATGATATGCCTTCAATACCTCTTACACATAATATGCCAATAATGGTTTTAAATGTATCGGTTAAAGGATATGTACCTTCTATTACAGGAAATGAATCTTTAGAATGTGTAGATATAGAATAA
- a CDS encoding DUF6305 family protein produces MKRKYIFIIAFLLFLIIALNEYNSNKSQKDINVLLLPSIPQPIAKEYVLITSAGQSPDIYIIYDVANKLTIHNYFMPKATLQDLDGVNTVVFVVGYSLIGEKFHDITYNEEKNRVKNLLKRAKEDNKVVITIFLGGFERRNKRTDELLKILSQNTDYLIATKDSDKDKYISELAKENKIPLTLINKVNDVLEPFSSAFR; encoded by the coding sequence ATGAAAAGAAAATATATTTTTATAATAGCTTTTTTACTATTTTTAATTATTGCTTTAAATGAATATAACTCAAATAAAAGTCAAAAGGATATAAATGTATTGCTACTTCCAAGTATTCCCCAGCCCATTGCAAAAGAATATGTGCTTATCACATCAGCAGGACAGAGTCCAGATATTTATATAATATATGATGTAGCAAATAAACTTACTATACACAATTATTTTATGCCAAAGGCAACATTACAGGATTTAGATGGTGTAAATACGGTTGTATTTGTTGTAGGGTATAGTTTAATAGGAGAAAAATTTCATGATATCACATATAATGAAGAAAAAAACAGGGTAAAAAATCTTTTAAAAAGAGCAAAGGAAGACAATAAAGTAGTCATAACTATTTTTTTGGGTGGATTTGAGAGGAGAAACAAAAGAACAGATGAACTTTTAAAAATACTAAGTCAAAATACAGATTATTTAATAGCTACAAAAGATTCTGATAAGGATAAGTATATATCAGAGCTTGCAAAAGAAAATAAAATACCATTAACACTTATAAATAAAGTTAACGATGTACTTGAGCCTTTTTCATCAGCCTTTAGATAA
- a CDS encoding ATP-binding protein: MGTHKNNLRGLYLYSGIILLIFSIYYPLTMRNIWFSIIYKIKDAILLGDSGYLILGSALMSFLYAVKNSMMFLGIIIIIYYLKTEKSFKNKKLISAFIVLIYYIISMILVDFPQEIITTSASLIICLFMYDKLFNETSSFFIIFIMSFQVFFAFEWLNIMPALSIYNLGQSDIPYSIKTASIYLNSQAVLNFSGFAFFLSLFLLAFSTAMLYNSYSKNMKIMKDNYEKQKELQEMKSKVLQNRINNEMKTLVHDLKTPLVTIRGLSSLLSISKDERKIKEYCERIEGSVDKMNEMISCFLYENSRQSIKVEELIDYVRAQIPLEDNSIKIDIIVSDSLPNLYVNKIRMARAIMNILENAIIVPCKQDHKHIILEVKNCDFGISIMVKDNGVGINNEEISKIFEIGYSTNKTSGLGLWFVKKVIEENEGKIDIISKKDEGTTVIIYLPSA; encoded by the coding sequence ATGGGAACACATAAAAATAATTTAAGAGGTTTATATTTATATTCTGGTATTATCCTTTTGATATTTAGTATTTATTATCCTTTAACTATGAGAAATATCTGGTTTAGTATAATATATAAAATAAAAGATGCGATATTGTTGGGAGATAGTGGATATCTCATATTAGGTTCAGCTCTGATGAGCTTTTTATATGCAGTAAAAAACAGCATGATGTTTTTAGGTATTATAATTATTATATACTATTTAAAGACAGAAAAGTCTTTCAAAAATAAGAAGTTAATTAGTGCTTTTATAGTTCTTATATACTATATAATAAGTATGATATTAGTAGACTTTCCACAGGAGATTATAACTACATCAGCATCATTAATTATTTGCCTTTTTATGTATGATAAGCTATTCAATGAAACAAGCAGTTTTTTTATTATTTTTATAATGTCTTTTCAGGTTTTTTTTGCTTTTGAATGGCTTAATATAATGCCAGCTTTATCAATATATAATTTAGGTCAAAGTGATATACCATATAGCATAAAAACTGCTTCAATATATTTAAATTCTCAAGCTGTATTAAATTTTAGTGGTTTTGCATTTTTCTTATCACTTTTTCTATTAGCTTTTTCAACAGCTATGCTATATAATAGCTATTCAAAAAACATGAAAATAATGAAAGATAACTATGAAAAGCAAAAAGAATTACAGGAGATGAAGTCTAAGGTACTACAAAATAGGATCAACAATGAAATGAAGACACTGGTACATGATTTAAAAACTCCACTTGTAACTATAAGAGGGTTAAGCTCATTACTTTCCATATCAAAGGATGAAAGAAAGATAAAGGAATACTGTGAGCGTATAGAAGGCTCTGTTGATAAGATGAATGAGATGATATCGTGCTTTTTATATGAGAACTCAAGGCAAAGTATAAAAGTCGAAGAACTTATAGACTATGTTAGGGCACAGATACCTCTTGAGGATAATTCAATAAAAATAGATATAATAGTTTCTGATTCATTACCTAATCTGTATGTAAACAAAATAAGAATGGCAAGAGCAATAATGAACATACTTGAAAATGCAATTATTGTTCCTTGTAAACAAGATCATAAACATATAATCCTTGAGGTAAAAAACTGTGATTTTGGAATAAGTATAATGGTTAAGGATAATGGTGTAGGAATTAATAATGAAGAAATTTCAAAGATATTTGAAATTGGATATTCAACAAATAAAACCTCTGGCCTTGGTCTTTGGTTCGTAAAAAAGGTAATTGAAGAAAATGAAGGTAAAATAGATATTATAAGCAAAAAGGATGAAGGCACGACTGTTATTATATATTTACCTTCTGCATAA